Within Suricata suricatta isolate VVHF042 chromosome 12, meerkat_22Aug2017_6uvM2_HiC, whole genome shotgun sequence, the genomic segment agaaggagggacacagagaagggtGCCAAGGCTTTGTCcaagacaagagacagaaaacctgcctggaggaggggatATTTTTGCTGGCTCTTAGAGGATAAGTAGGAGTTCTCCCAGGTAGAGAAAAGAACAAACTGTATACAGAAGCCCATGCCAGTCCCTACTggattcatgaatatttattacatacaTCCAGTGCTTAGTTCTCTACCACCTGTCCTTTCCCAGCTAAATATCACATCCCCAAGCGACAGATGAAAAtaaaggcacagagatgttaagtgacTTACTCTACGTCACACAGCAGCTAAGTTGGGGAGCTGGAGCTTGAGCCCAGGCTATCTGGCTCTGATTCCAGGTTCTGAATTGCTTTGTCACCCTGCtttattaaatgctttctttttaaatgtttatttatttttgacagagagaaacagagcacagtaagggagaggcaaagagagagggagacaaagaatccaaagcaggctccaggctcggagccatcagcacagatcccgatgcagggttccaacccacaaaccaggagatcatgacctgagcccaagttggacagttaacctgctgagccacccaggcgcccctattaaatgttttcttaatagaGCTCTTTAATTTTACTTGTCCCAGAATTCTTtgcaccccttccccctccaccccccacccagggcaGTCTCCGCATCTGTCTTCACGTGGAAGTAAGTCAATATTGACTGGATTATCAAAATGTCCCCACCCTCTGGAAACAGCCCAGTAACAACAAGCTTCTGCAATATTGAGACATTAGGTGGGGCCCGTGTGGAGGGTGGGCCAGGTCAGGGACCCGACTAAGGCTGAGGGAAAGGTCGTGCATTGACTGGATACTCTTTCgtactcttatttttcttcagctCCTTGTCATTGGCTCACAGAGTCCGATGTCACCTTGAGCTTAAAACTGTCAAGAACTCATGTAAACTGACAACGTACCAGACACGTTACAGATATGCCCTCAGTGGCCACCACACGTGGCGATCTTGGCAGCAGCAGGAATGACTTGCGGCCACatctttttagtatttattcacTTGCCATTTTGCCAGGTCCACATCCCTCCAGGGACACTGATATTTGCTTAAATAaagttagttctatttttttttatttaatttttcttttttacattttatttatttttgagagacagagagagacagtgcgagcaggggagggtcagagagagagggagacacagaatctgaaacaggctccaggctctgaggtgtcagcacagagcccgacgcggggctcgaacccacggaactgtgagatcatgacctgagctgaagtcggacgctcaacccactgagccacccaggggcccccataaAGTCAGTTCTTGAGCttaaacacatatatttacagTTGTAGTGATGGCATAGTAAGACTAAAAGGAGGATTTGGGGAAGGGGTTGACGAACGAATATGCGTAGAGCGCCCGCACGAAGTCAGTGCTCATGAAACACAAGCGGTTTCAAGCCCTTGCTCTGGCCGGCTGGAGGGCTTGTCAGAGGAGGCGGCACCGCAAACTATAAGAATGAAGCCAAGTGTGGGGAGCGGGGACCAGGCTTgactccccttcctctttcctgctgCCAGGTGACCGCTCGCCAGGAAGCCATGACAGAGGCCGGAAGGCTGCCCCCACCATTGCCCCCACGACTGGCCTGGTTTGTGCAGACGCAGGTGGGCCAGCTGGCCCACGGAGGGGTCCCTGTGTGGTTCCACGGGGCCATCTCGAGAAAGTGAGGACACACCCGTACCCTCCACTCTGCCCTTCACCCTCTTTCCTTGTCTGGGCAGGTTTTCTGCAGCATTCCAGGCTCagcctggctcagtgggttaagagagTAAAATCAAGGCCTGAGGTCCCTGAGGCTTCAATCCTGGGTGACCAGGGCGCGTTCCTTCCCATCTCGGGACCTCAGCTTTCTGTCTTGCAAGTGGCCACCACACCAGCactgccaggcacccctcccccaaggccAGGCACCACCCATCAATGCTGGCAGGATGCAGCCTCAGAATCCTTCTTAACACAGGCCCCCGCAGCTGCTCTCTCTGTGCACCAGGGTCATGAGCAGCATGTCCCCCCGGGCAGAGTCCTGGACTTTCCACACTGGACTGAGCTCTGAGGACTTAAGTTCACCCCATTAGTCACCCGCTTGGCTCCAAATGGACGGAGAAAAGAACATCTACGGCTCCCTGTGGCATGTGGGAAATTGCGAGAACAttgggaagggcacagagaggacgACCTGGGCGTTGTGTCGGAGTTCTGGGGTGCGCCAATAAGAATACAATGTGCGCCACGTGTTGCAATTTTAAGGTTTCTAGTAGCTgtattaaaagaagtaaaaagagacAGGTGGAATTAATTTTCATCCTATCTTTTATTCCACCCAGTATCATTTCAGTAGGAGTACTAAGAACCCATTCATGATTTAGTATATACTCCTTTATTTTGTACTGCGTCTTCAAAATCTGGTATCGTATGCTGAAAGCACCTCTCGATTCGGaccagtcacatttcaagtgctcaatagctacACGTAGTCAGTAGTAGAGAGCTTGGGTCCGTAGACTCCCCCTCTTGTGCCATAGAAGGCCACCTTCCTGTCTGATCCCCAGATAAAGGGAGTAATAATGATAgtgaataatagtaataatcacAGTGAGCATTTGGTGAGCAGTTCCCACGCTCGTGTTCCACACACTGATCTCCTCTCCTGTCGGCCCTGGGAGTGAGGGTTTACTTACCCCTTGAGGAAGCTGAAGGTCAGACAGGGACTGACCCTTGACAGGTGTCACATGGCGAATGAACAGCAGAGCCGGGGTCTGAATCCAAACACGCCTGAGAACAGGTATTGTTACCCGTGACACCTTGACCCACCCAAAGATGCCTTCGTGGGGGTATTTTAAGCAttgggaaggcaggcaggggccgtgggggatgggagaaagtCTGTCCTGGGGTCAAGGTCACCAGAGGCCGTCCGCCATGGCTGGGAACACCCCTGCCCCTGAATATCCCAAGGTCTGAAACaactgagaagaaaaaacaatttcagGTTTGTCCCGTACCGGGATGACGGGGGCACCAGGAGTCCAACCAGGACGCCGGGCAGCTGGGTCATGGTCATCTCCCTCCCGTGTGTGTTCTTCCAGGGACGCCGAGGATTTGCTGGAATCGCAGCCACTGGGATCTTTTCTCATCAGGGTCAGTCACAGCCACGTGGGCTACACGCTGTCCTGCAAGTAAGGCCTGGGCCAGGGACGAGGGAAGGGGCTCGAGagggctctgctctgctctccgAGAGCAGCTGCTGTGAAGTTCTGGGCAAACCTGGCTGAAGCGAGCAGCTGCAGGTCCGGCTGTAACCAGCAGCTGGGGGCTTGGTGGTATCGGAGCCTGTGTGTCTGACaacaggggctgctgggagcccGGGAGTGGctaccgcccccccccacccctcccatctACCTGGCAACTCTCTGACTCCACCCAGAGGGACGTGTGAGGGAAACTCAGGGCAGTCCAGCCCCCTAAGGCCTCAAAACCTGACGTGGCCTCTTATAAGATTCAGCCGCACAAACTACTTTTTGAACGGATTCTAGGCCAAAGGGATAAAAAATCCAGTGGCACCACTATGAGCTGCCCGCAGTGAGAAGAGCTTTGGTCCTGAGTCACACAGTCAACGGCGTGGCTCTGCCGCGTATATGCTGTGTGACCTCGACGGGTTACTCAGCCTACCTGTGCCTCCCTCAGAGTCCTCACCTCTGATACCGGAATGCTAAAGTTAATTCTGGGTCTTGATGTGAAAATTCAATATGATACAGTAAGCACACAGTGGGCCATTAATAAATGCATCCTTTCGTTAATAGAGCATTTATTAAgaacctgctgtgtgccagacagACGACATCCTTAGCCTAGGGCCTGACTCAAAGTTTCATTATGATCATGTCTGACCCCAGCCAGGCACCGAGCTAAGCTTTTATCTGCAGTAGCCTATTCCATTTTCGTAAGAACCCCTGAGGTCAGCCTTAGTAGCCCCAGGTtataggtggggaaactgaggcatggtgTGGCTAGTCACATGGCAGAAAAGTGCAGGAGGCTAATGGGAGACAAAACAGTGGGTGCTGCCGGCCCGAGGCCTGGGAGACGGGACGGAAGGAGGAGCCATGGCACTTTCTAGCCCAGGCAGTGTCTCCGCAGAGCCCAAAGCTGCTGTCGCCACTTCATGGTGAAGCTCTTGGACGATGGGAGCTTCATGATCCCCGGCGAGGAAAGGGTCCACGCCTCGCTGGACGCCCTGGTCACCTTCCACCAGCAGCAGCCTGTGCGGCCACATGGGGACCTGCTGACACAGCCCTGTGGGCAGGTGAGGATTGTGACCCCGGTGGGTCATAGCCGGCCCCACCAGGGCCCAAGCCCCCAGACTCATTCCCACTCATCCCGTTCAGCCTCTTGTGACTCTGTCACTCTCGTGGTCCCTGTCCTTCCGTcgccccacccctcctgccttgtactctgcctccccccagctccccaaGCCAAGTTTTACAAGGGCTCatgtgccgggggtgggggggggaagcagtGGGGGGGTTGATCTGTAGGAATAGAATTATCTCCTTATAAGGCTTATGGCGGGGGGTAGAGGGGTTGAGCCCTCAGAAGCTGCTGTGGGAGGGGCACGCCTCCTTACCAGGGTTGTGGGCAAGGTAGCTCCTGAGCCCACCTTCCCCGGCCTGTCCGggaccaccccacccccctccttgGGGCTGAGCTGCAGGCCCCCTCTGCCCCACAGAAGGATCCAGCAAACGTGGACTATGAGGACCTCTTCCTTTACTCCAATGCATTGACTGAGCAAGTCACCAGCCCCTCCCATGGCCCCGGCGAGTGTCGGAATCCTTCCTCCTATCCCACGGCCACATCTGAGGAGGTATGTGACCAACAcgggaggggcaggagcagaggtggCAACAACTGCCAGAGGAGACTTTCTAGAGTGAAAATTAGATCCTATAGCTCCAACTATAGAAACTTCCAGTGATTTTGCAAAACCCTGCAAGTAAATCTCAACTGTGACCTcagtcccccacccctgctctgtccATTACCAGCCGTTCTAGCCCCTCTGCTATCCCTTCTGGTGTTTAGACACATCAAACTaaactcagggcctttgcatgtgccggtcccaccccaggacctttgcacatgttGGTGGCACCAtgccagggcctttgcacatgctgtgtgTGCTCTGCCCCCAGCTTtcctgtgcctggcttctttcttcAATTCTTCACTTGTCTCACTCCCCAGCTCCAGACTGAAGGTACTCCCCTCTGCATTTGCCACCCCATCACCCCGTTTACACACTGCAGAGCACTCCTCACAATGCAAGAAGTCTATTTGTGGCCTTTCATGTTTCCTGTCTGCCTTCCCTATCAGACGATTAGCTCTAAGAGGCCTGGGAATCTATCCGGCTTGTCCACACTATCTTGTTCAtctatctgcctctcctcctctcagagaggacctggcacatagaaagtgcTCAACTAATGAATCTGTGGAGTAGGCGAATGACTAAATTAATGACTCCCATCTCCCCAGGGCTGACTGGACCCTTCAGGCGCCCCTAGGCTGAGTGCCCTCCATGCCCCCCACAGGGCAGGGAAGTTCTGGCAGTAGTGGAAATGAAACAGGCCGGTGCAATGAACACCAGTGTGTGTGGGGCTAAAGCGTGAAGGGAACAGTCAGGGAAGACCTCCTGGAGGAGATGGCATAGGGCTGGGATAAGGAGGCATATATCCTGGCATGTAGGATAAGGAGGAGTCACCCACACAGAGAGATGCGGGGAGGGTGTTTCGGACAAAGAAAAGAgcacatgcaaaggtcctgaggctcAGTGTGTTTGGAcaacaaaagaacaacaaaagccAGTGTGTGGACAGAGGGAGTGAAAAGGAGATCACTGAGAAGTAAGGGGCCGGGATCAGCAGGAGACAATCATGCAAGGCCTCAGGGCCAGGGCGAGGATGCGGGGTTCTATTCCAGGTGTGCAGGCGGGCTCCCCATGGAGGtggcaggaaggaggcagggactgTCCAGGTGGGAGGGACCCGAAAAGGATCTCAGGGGTGGAGCAAGAAGAGGATGCTGGGGACATTCTGGAAGGGAGCCTGCGGATGGCTTGGGGGCCAAGGGGGGCGAGGAACAGCTGGATGTTGTCGTGGTTGGAGTCCCATTATTTGGAAGGTGATCCCAGGACGCGCCACTGGGAGAGCCAACGGAGGGTGTGCTAGCGAGCAGGGTCTCCTGTGGGCAAGCAGGGCTCCGTCTCCCTGGGGAAGGCCGGGGCTCTGCGTGGGACCCCGCATTGCATTTCTGTTACccagcctggggggaggggctgcggtGTTGATCCCCCAACTCCCACTTCCGTTAGTCACTGATCAAGTGCCGCTCCTGGGAGATTCTGGCTCGCTGGCACTTTGGCCCCCGCCAGTGTGGCCGGGGAAGGACCCCAAGCAGCGTCCCCACTGGTGGCATTTGGGGGTGGAGCTGGGGGCCCTGAGGGCTCAGGGCAAAGGGATGCAGATGCGGCACTGCCGGCCACCTGCCACAAAGGTCACCTGGTCTGGGCCTGAGCAGCCGGGTAGATGAGGGGCCAGCAAAGCATGGCCCGAGGGCCACATCCGGCCAGTTTCCCTATGGCCCTGCGTCCATCTGGCCCATGAGTTAAGCTGGTGTTTACGTTTTGGAATGGTGCTGAAACAGACAAAGATAAAAGTAATATTTCCTGCCATATTATTTCACGAAAATCAGATGGGAGTCAAATCTCCCACATCCCTACGGTTCTGTGGGAGCGCGGGCACACTTTCTCATAGGCGTAGGACCTGGTGGCTTTGCTCTACCCCAGCAGAGCTGGGGGATGGGACAGAGATCGTGTGAGCAACCAACCTGAAGGCGttgctctctggccctttacaacAAAAGTTTGCCAGTCCCTGGGGGGAGGTAGTGAAGCTGGTTAGGGGGATGGGAAGGATGGGGCCTGGGATCAGGCTTGGGGTTCCCCTGGGGTCCTTCTCAGCCCCAAGAGGCCCGAGTGGGACCCATGTCCCAACCTCCAGGGCAGACTCTGAGGTCGGGTGATTGGGATGGCCCCAGGTCTCACCTGCTCTCAGTTTCAGACCTCGGGAAGCCCCATCCTGCTCCGTCGGCCGAAGGAAAGGAAGCCGTTGGCGAAGTTGCGCAGAGCCTTCTCGGTGGAAGCCACTTCCTCGTGCCCCCCCAAAGCCCACCTGGAGGAGGCCTGCCAGAAACTCTGGAGAAGCCTCAAGATGCTCCCCGAGACGGGCCGGAGGGTCCAGCAGCGCCTGGAGCCACACTTGGCACTTGCGAGCCTGTCCTCGCGCTGGGACGCTGGGACGCCGGTCGTGGCTCACAGCCCTGGGGCCAGGCCGGGAGACACAAACCGGGAAGTCAACGTCTCCACAGACCGCTTTGTGGCCGTGTCCCCTGGAAGTCCCGCACAGCCCCAGcatctgagagacagagaggacaccTCCTCTGGGAGGGCCTCCAGAGTGGCCAGCAAGAGCAAGGTGGCCCCGAGGGTCAGGGCTTGGCACCAAGTGGTAATGAGGGCTCTGTCCGCTAAAGCAACCAAGCCAGAGACAGAGGGCCTGGCAGGAGCCCAGGAGGGCTGGCTCCCCGAGGAGTACCTCACACCGCCACCCTTTGCCCCTGGGTACTGTTAGGGCTTTGCCCTGACTCGGGGCCGCTTGTTGCCGGCGGCTGCTCACACCGGCCCCCTGGCTGTCCGCCCACAGCCCGCCTGCCAGGACCTGAGAAACGTAATAAAGACATTGTGTGGGGCCACTCGCTGCCGCCAGTTATTCGATTAGTAATTATCAGCTACAGCGAGGGCCACATAGGTGCCAAGTTCCTTATTTCTTTGACACCCCTAAGCAGACCCAGGAGGTAGGCCATGCTGCTCATTTTAAAGAAGGGACTAAGGGTCCGAAAGGTGGAGAGGCACAGCCAACGTCACCCAGATGCAGGTGTTAGCACCTGGCTTGGAAACCTGGTCCCCACGTCCCCTGCGCCTGGCTCAACTCCAAGTACATCCCCGCCTATCAGTGGAGCTCTTCACTCCTTCCTCCTGAGGTTCTCCGCCGGTGAAGGTGAGAGGGCTTGGTACACAGTGCACACTCCCAGCATCAATGTCAGCTCTAGGGGACGCTAACGAGCCTCTTTTCTTTATAGAAGGAGAGGCAGCCCGGGTTGTGGCTGGTGGTGGGCTGAGGAAATCCCAGGTCACAGGGCTGTGTGACCTCTGGCAAGGCACTAGACCTCTCTAGGCCTGGCGGCTCACCTGGAAAGTGGGGAGAAGAGCAGTCACTCTTTCTCAGGATGAGTCAGCAGATGCACATGAACTCTAAGGCTTCGgctcacagtaggtgctcagtaagtgagGTTAGGGTGGGAGCAGGGTCTAGAAATGATGCACCTGGAGGTGTCCGGGAAGGTCCCTGGGGGCTGGTCTCGACTGCAGGAATGAGCACTGTTTGGACTGATTGGGGCTACGGATGGGGCCCTGGGACAACCACAAGTGGGGTGAGTGTGGGGTTTCTCAAATCTGCGAGGCGTGGATGTCTGGGATCTGGAAACAGGGAGGCTGGGGTTCAAGGCTGCCTTTGCAGATGCCTTgaggtgtgaccttgggcagatcacTGTGTTCCCTGAATGAAGGGCCACTGCTTCTCGGTCAGCCCCACTGGGATGCCACAGGCAGCCAGTGCAATGGCAGAGAGACAAGtgttttgtaaactgtaaagtacTGTACCAGCCTCAGTGAATGCCATTgctgccacccccacccaccccagagGCCTCCTCTGGCAGTTCGCATGGATCAGCAAGGGGTTAAAACTTTGGTCCCCTTGAGAAACTCCAggactggggcgggggggaagagGGGACTTGAGAGGCTGGGGGTAGGGTTCCACGCTGGGCGGCCCTGGAGTGAGATCACATGGACCTGACCTCCACATCTGGTCTCTGCCCACAGAGGCTCACAACTCCCCTGCGCTCCCGGCCCTCACAGTGGAGGAGCTAGAAGTCAGCCTCTTTCTTGTGTAATGGGGAGGTCACGGCTCACAGAGGGGAAGCCACACCTGGGGTCCAGGTGCACGGGCGGAGGTGAAGCCCCAGGCTTCCTCTCTCCCATCCGGCAGGTGTAAGGTGAAAAACACCCTCCAAGCAGATGTGACTCAGTGACATGTGTTTATTCCCAGAACCCAGGGAGACCGGATTCCACAGTGGAGTGACGggtcacccccacctcccctgaccCGGCTGCTCCTCCATGGTGCCCTCAGATGCGGATATGGAAGGTgctgtgtgcagagagagagagagagtcagcatcaTGGGCACAGggttcctcctcccccacactctctggCCTCCCCGGGTTGtggcatccccacccccagctcccactGTTGAAAGCACATCATCTCTTTGGCTCAGTTTACATTCCGGCTCCGCCCCAGACTTGCTGTGGGACTCTAAGTGAGTGGCTATGCCTTCCCGGGCTTCAGTTTACTCCTCTGGAAAACGGGGACACAGCCATCCCTCCTGCACTGGGGCTGTCACGAGGGCTAAGGGGGCGCATGCACAGGGTACCGTCACGCAGAGGGATGGTCAGTGGTAAGGTTCATTTGATTGTCATTATCCGTGTCTCTGCTAGGAGACCGGCTGTCACACTTCCCGGGAGAGGAGGGGGCTCTGCACAGGTAAGGACACCGCCCATGGTCATCGTCGCAAGAGCAAGACCAGCACACAGGTGCTGAGTCCCTGCGGGGTTCCAGGCACTGCTCTACCCTAACTCGAGGGTCAGCCAACTTTTTCTGTCAAGAGCCAAATAGATGATCTTTCCAGTTCTGTGCGACGGCTCAGCTGGGCCCCGCGGCTTGGAAGCAGCCACAGACGGCACATACACATTCAGGCGTGGCTGTGGGCCGGGAAAACCCTTGACGGACCcggaaatttgaatttcacatctATTTCATGTGTCATGcagtattattattctttaaccCTTCccccatgatttaaaaaatgtgaaagccATTCTTAGCTCATGGGAGGAGCAAAAACAGGTGGCTGGCCGCCCCCTGTATTAACTTGCTATCAGCCCTCCGGTGGGGGCTTTGATTCTCCCCAGGACTGCCAAGTGCAGTTGCACACTCTGCCCACTGCAAAATGTTTGGGCAAATGAGGGTGGAAGGCCAGCCACGTTGCATTCACCCAAAGAACTGCATCCACCCACAGGGGGTGCCCCAGGGGTCcctaattatccccattttaaagatgcagagactgaggccagggaggctgggaatGTTCTCTAAGATCACAAATGAATGAGCGGAGGAACTTTCACAAAGGGGTCTGGGAACTGGTTCTGTAAGAGCCCCTCTCACACGTGGAAATCGCGAGGAGGTCACCTGAGGAAGTCGGGAGCCCGCAGGATCACGTTCTGGAAATCTTCCAGGGACAGCCGCCCGTCGTGATCCCCGTCGGCCTCATCCAGCACCTTCTCACACACCAGGCTCACCTCCTCAGCGCTCAGCTCGCCCCGCGTCAGCTTGGTCACTGTCTGCCCCAGGTCCCACACACAGATGTAGCCATCATCATTAAAGTCTGCGTGACAGcatggaagggaggtggggtggggggtcatCGGGTGGCAGGCAGGCTGGGCCTCTGGTCCCCACGTTACAGAGGAAGAAACCGAGGCACCAGAGGGAACCCAAGACCCTGGAGGAATGGCTGGAGTCTCGTTTTAGGATGGGCAGGGACCTGCTGGGAGGCCATTCATCCACTCAACAAGTATTTAGGGAGTGCCTACTACGCTCTAGGCACTGTGATAGCTTCCATTCATCCAACAAGTTtgtactgagtacctactatgtgctaggcctGTGTAACTTTTTCATTTACTCActcaacaagtgtttattgagcacctactatatgccaggcaagggagacacacagggaagaaaacaGTTATGGTTGCTGCCCTTGGGGCTCATCGGAGAGACGTCaataagaaatggacagattataggggcgcctgggtggctcagtcagttaagcgtccaattcttgatcttggctcaggctgtgatctcacggttcatgggattgagccccacatccggctccacgctgacagtgcagagttgcttgggattctctctctccctcactctttcccccctccctctccctctctctctttctctctaaataaataaaacagaaaaagaaaaatgaacagatcatGAATAAGAAATTAAGAAGCACTGCTCCATGCTGAGAGAGAACTAGGATGTGGGGTGGAGAATGACTGGGACAGGGGACAGAGGCTGCTTTAGACCGAGACTTCAAGGTAAGAAAGAGTCAAGGGAAAGGTGTTCCAGAGGAAGAGTTTGGTGTGTTGGAGCGAGAgcgaggccagtgtggctggaaagGAGGAAGCAAGGGGATGGGGTCAGCAGGTACCAAGGTGGGGCAGGACAGAGCCACGCCTGGCCTCAAGGCCCTGTGCCGGCAGGGGCAGCCCCTGGCCAAGCCGGGTCTTGTTCccacgccccacccccatcctccgCCACCCCCTGGGCCCTGCACGCACCGTAAATTTTGAAAGCATAGTAGGCTTTGAGGTCTCGGGGAGCCATTTCGCTCATCACAGAGAACATGTCCAGGAAGTTGTCCAAGGTCATGTGGCCGTCCCCGTCATCAGAGAACACGCGGGCAATCCTCTGACGGAATGGGTTGTCCTGGGGACGGGAAGCAGGGTGGCCGTCTCTGCCCAGTGTCTCAGGGCTCCTGGTGAAATTGCTTTCCACCCTCCTTCTGGAAACATTCAAGTACCCCCCACCAAGACGTCCTCCCTCCCATGGTCCCAGGAGAGGACCTGGGGCaactcttttctctgcccctgagGTCTGGGTGGCCTTGACTCGGCTCCAGATGCAGCCACGTGACCTGGGTGAGGCCAATCAGAGATCACTATCCACTAGGAAACCGTGATTGGATCTGGGGTAGGCAGGGTGGTCCAAGCTGGCCAATCAGAGGCTGCCCTGGGATGTTTTCTGAAAGGTGGGGATGGAGGGACCTGCCTCTGCTGGTCGCAGAGCTGACGGGA encodes:
- the HSH2D gene encoding hematopoietic SH2 domain-containing protein isoform X1, which gives rise to MTEAGRLPPPLPPRLAWFVQTQVGQLAHGGVPVWFHGAISRKCHMANEQQSRGLNPNTPENRDAEDLLESQPLGSFLIRVSHSHVGYTLSCKAQSCCRHFMVKLLDDGSFMIPGEERVHASLDALVTFHQQQPVRPHGDLLTQPCGQKDPANVDYEDLFLYSNALTEQVTSPSHGPGECRNPSSYPTATSEEFQTSGSPILLRRPKERKPLAKLRRAFSVEATSSCPPKAHLEEACQKLWRSLKMLPETGRRVQQRLEPHLALASLSSRWDAGTPVVAHSPGARPGDTNREVNVSTDRFVAVSPGSPAQPQHLRDREDTSSGRASRVASKSKVAPRVRAWHQVVMRALSAKATKPETEGLAGAQEGWLPEEYLTPPPFAPGYC
- the HSH2D gene encoding hematopoietic SH2 domain-containing protein isoform X4, giving the protein MTEAGRLPPPLPPRLAWFVQTQVGQLAHGGVPVWFHGAISRKDAEDLLESQPLGSFLIRVSHSHVGYTLSCKAQSCCRHFMVKLLDDGSFMIPGEERVHASLDALVTFHQQQPVRPHGDLLTQPCGQKDPANVDYEDLFLYSNALTEQVTSPSHGPGECRNPSSYPTATSEETSGSPILLRRPKERKPLAKLRRAFSVEATSSCPPKAHLEEACQKLWRSLKMLPETGRRVQQRLEPHLALASLSSRWDAGTPVVAHSPGARPGDTNREVNVSTDRFVAVSPGSPAQPQHLRDREDTSSGRASRVASKSKVAPRVRAWHQVVMRALSAKATKPETEGLAGAQEGWLPEEYLTPPPFAPGYC
- the HSH2D gene encoding hematopoietic SH2 domain-containing protein isoform X2, with translation MTEAGRLPPPLPPRLAWFVQTQVGQLAHGGVPVWFHGAISRKCHMANEQQSRGLNPNTPENRDAEDLLESQPLGSFLIRVSHSHVGYTLSCKAQSCCRHFMVKLLDDGSFMIPGEERVHASLDALVTFHQQQPVRPHGDLLTQPCGQKDPANVDYEDLFLYSNALTEQVTSPSHGPGECRNPSSYPTATSEETSGSPILLRRPKERKPLAKLRRAFSVEATSSCPPKAHLEEACQKLWRSLKMLPETGRRVQQRLEPHLALASLSSRWDAGTPVVAHSPGARPGDTNREVNVSTDRFVAVSPGSPAQPQHLRDREDTSSGRASRVASKSKVAPRVRAWHQVVMRALSAKATKPETEGLAGAQEGWLPEEYLTPPPFAPGYC
- the CIB3 gene encoding calcium and integrin-binding family member 3 isoform X1, whose product is MRLFYRYQDLAPQLVPLSYTSRPDVKVPYELIGSMPELKDNPFRQRIARVFSDDGDGHMTLDNFLDMFSVMSEMAPRDLKAYYAFKIYDFNDDGYICVWDLGQTVTKLTRGELSAEEVSLVCEKVLDEADGDHDGRLSLEDFQNVILRAPDFLSTFHIRI
- the CIB3 gene encoding calcium and integrin-binding family member 3 isoform X2, which gives rise to MGNKQTVFTHEQLEEYQDCTFFTRKEIMRLFYRYQDLAPQLVPLSYTSRPDVKVPYELIGSMPELKDNPFRQRIARVFSDDGDGHMTLDNFLDMFSVMSEMAPRDLKAYYAFKIYDFNDDGYICVWDLGQTVTKLTRGELSAEEVSLVCEKVLDEADGDHDGRLSLEDFQNVILRAPDFLSTFHIRI
- the HSH2D gene encoding hematopoietic SH2 domain-containing protein isoform X3 — translated: MTEAGRLPPPLPPRLAWFVQTQVGQLAHGGVPVWFHGAISRKDAEDLLESQPLGSFLIRVSHSHVGYTLSCKAQSCCRHFMVKLLDDGSFMIPGEERVHASLDALVTFHQQQPVRPHGDLLTQPCGQKDPANVDYEDLFLYSNALTEQVTSPSHGPGECRNPSSYPTATSEEFQTSGSPILLRRPKERKPLAKLRRAFSVEATSSCPPKAHLEEACQKLWRSLKMLPETGRRVQQRLEPHLALASLSSRWDAGTPVVAHSPGARPGDTNREVNVSTDRFVAVSPGSPAQPQHLRDREDTSSGRASRVASKSKVAPRVRAWHQVVMRALSAKATKPETEGLAGAQEGWLPEEYLTPPPFAPGYC